Proteins encoded in a region of the Deinococcus humi genome:
- a CDS encoding response regulator, translating to MTSHRHYLLVDDNLQDRMLAQEAFEQLRPECVLTCVGSGREALELLYRPEFQPDVVLLDLNMPGMSGFEVLTEMKQDARLVHIPVVILSTSSAQKDVELAYILHASSYLVKSVSFHDFLEQLEKVLHYWQISHTVRNLTSRSEL from the coding sequence ATGACGTCGCATCGACACTACCTCCTGGTTGACGACAACCTGCAAGACCGCATGCTGGCGCAAGAGGCGTTCGAACAGCTCCGCCCGGAATGCGTGCTGACCTGTGTAGGAAGCGGTAGGGAAGCGCTGGAACTACTGTATCGACCTGAATTTCAACCCGACGTGGTGTTGCTGGACCTCAACATGCCTGGCATGAGTGGCTTCGAGGTGCTGACCGAGATGAAGCAAGACGCTCGCTTAGTCCACATCCCAGTGGTGATCCTGTCCACGTCCAGCGCTCAGAAGGATGTAGAACTGGCGTACATCCTGCACGCCAGTTCTTATCTGGTGAAATCTGTCAGCTTTCACGATTTCCTGGAGCAGTTGGAAAAGGTCCTGCACTACTGGCAGATCAGTCACACCGTGCGTAACCTGACCAGCCGTAGCGAGCTTTGA
- a CDS encoding sensor domain-containing diguanylate cyclase, with amino-acid sequence MLRSPTSLVARYHLLVQVLASLARNSHEVEAVVQAVHQQAGALFPSQATLLALLQPNGDWRWELREEDQRFTQHVPFYPEGIMESVLYGDALSVSDIDAYLQDHPVRVRRMTRGPEVIPDIRQVDEQPGQPARSMLFVPLEIQGRRVGVLSIQSYEAGAFDSTDLEFLQLLAQHVAIALDNAALREELERLTRTDTLTGLLNRRAFYEDVSEAMRLARQEGLELNLVMLDVDGFKTINDTHGHQGGDAVLRTLARVLRQSLLAPDVAFRLSGDEFALLVWGPVARVGEASARLTQGLLAAAWLPGTGPLSLQGGTAQLLPEGGVNEWLSLADARMYDVKRRRTVGRTVNWGLDFDGGIEA; translated from the coding sequence ATGTTGAGGTCCCCAACATCCCTCGTTGCCCGCTATCACCTGCTCGTGCAGGTGCTGGCGTCGCTGGCCCGCAACAGCCATGAGGTCGAGGCCGTGGTTCAAGCGGTGCATCAGCAGGCCGGCGCCCTCTTCCCGTCGCAGGCCACGCTGCTGGCCCTGCTGCAGCCGAACGGCGACTGGCGCTGGGAATTACGCGAGGAGGACCAGCGTTTCACCCAGCACGTCCCGTTCTACCCTGAAGGCATCATGGAGAGCGTGCTATACGGTGATGCCCTGTCCGTGAGCGACATCGACGCCTACTTGCAGGACCATCCGGTCCGCGTCCGGCGCATGACCAGGGGCCCGGAGGTCATCCCGGATATCCGCCAGGTGGACGAGCAGCCGGGCCAGCCAGCAAGATCCATGCTATTTGTCCCCTTGGAGATCCAGGGCAGACGGGTGGGCGTGCTGTCTATCCAGAGTTATGAGGCCGGGGCCTTCGACAGCACCGATCTGGAGTTCCTGCAGCTGCTGGCACAGCATGTTGCGATTGCGCTGGACAATGCGGCGCTGCGTGAGGAACTCGAGCGGCTGACCCGCACGGACACGCTGACAGGACTCCTCAATCGCCGGGCCTTTTACGAAGACGTGTCGGAAGCCATGCGGCTGGCCCGGCAGGAGGGTCTAGAGCTGAATCTGGTCATGCTCGATGTCGACGGATTCAAAACGATCAACGACACCCATGGGCATCAGGGTGGCGACGCCGTGCTGAGAACCCTAGCGCGGGTGCTGAGGCAAAGCCTGCTGGCACCCGACGTCGCGTTTCGGCTGAGCGGCGATGAATTCGCGTTGCTGGTGTGGGGACCGGTCGCGCGGGTAGGGGAAGCGAGCGCCCGGCTGACGCAGGGGCTACTGGCCGCCGCGTGGCTGCCGGGGACTGGCCCGCTGAGCCTGCAGGGAGGCACGGCGCAGTTGTTGCCCGAGGGAGGCGTGAACGAGTGGTTGTCCCTGGCCGACGCACGGATGTACGACGTCAAACGGCGGCGAACGGTGGGCCGTACGGTGAACTGGGGGCTCGACTTTGATGGCGGGATTGAGGCCTAG
- a CDS encoding DUF3006 domain-containing protein, with protein sequence MAQSRKELGVSYVVIESIAGHLAHVVLSDGTPADWRLSSLPAGVKEGDIVLIDVQGGDVEMEVGHRTGERRRTQRQPDSGPEGDPDP encoded by the coding sequence ATGGCGCAAAGTCGGAAGGAACTGGGGGTCAGTTACGTCGTCATTGAGAGCATCGCAGGTCACCTCGCCCACGTTGTGCTGTCAGACGGCACCCCCGCGGACTGGCGCCTGTCGAGTCTGCCTGCGGGGGTGAAAGAGGGCGATATCGTTTTGATCGACGTGCAGGGCGGCGATGTGGAGATGGAGGTTGGTCACAGGACAGGGGAGCGGCGCCGTACCCAGCGCCAGCCCGACAGCGGGCCCGAAGGAGACCCGGACCCGTGA
- a CDS encoding DUF11 domain-containing protein, with translation MSGTSRASLETGNSNKGDLGTASPMRKTSLFVYANAGEQLAMGSSGMLSGLSPAASINVYAGEVNLTSGSAPTPVKTCLPTNAKVGYIETRLQETSGPNTVNAGGYIPCTYTVTSTNVYTIEFLAPSPTADKAPTANTVGTAWPVPVASDSSIAAWDVTVVKNGSTAVPGRVWTTYLAMNSGGNSRSVGLKLYVQTKDGYRYQVTQNLDPYGFVFFANNKGVTNSSGQASFQSATVASATYGTPVVGLDSGTDVTHKLFFNVPDTTLPATVGTDWLLTSAPTLPPTPSGLTFTGREGNVGYAGSSNGFLLGGTFTFTNSSPQAFSYRLTIPLSGSGSNTNRVLTGLAKSGSNTVDWDGLDGDGKVVPAGSNSYTASVTLFAGEVHFPLLDSENAVGMNITRQTLSGSGGASTIYWDDRLLTRSNGVSTGIAGAPSPDVTPSGVDSSLSAQHSWSSAFGDKKVMDTWAYYPGSPATASNSVQVRTADISLVKATSATTAARGGKITYTLTVQNLTASTPGQPLTVTVADALPSWATASSWRCPSGCAVVGGTGALSTVVTLNNQTPVVITVTSTVSSATTIGTNLTNTATVSRANDAIDPDTPNNTSSVTVTARDPVTNLDLVKTVRNATKQQTTGGTSSVASPGDLMEYVIRYTNSGDLAIPNLSLQDSLATNLTPVSAVLVCPSGTSVTLTATQNYVVALNSFCGSGTQVAAGESGTLTLTARVK, from the coding sequence GTGAGTGGGACGTCCCGCGCTTCGCTGGAAACGGGCAACAGCAACAAGGGTGATCTGGGAACGGCCTCGCCTATGCGCAAGACCAGCCTCTTCGTGTATGCCAATGCCGGCGAGCAACTGGCGATGGGCAGCAGTGGCATGCTTAGCGGCTTATCGCCGGCCGCATCCATCAATGTTTACGCCGGTGAGGTGAATCTGACCAGCGGCAGCGCACCGACTCCCGTGAAGACCTGCCTGCCCACAAACGCGAAGGTTGGCTACATCGAAACGCGGCTTCAGGAGACCAGCGGCCCCAACACTGTCAATGCCGGCGGCTATATTCCCTGCACTTACACTGTGACCAGCACCAACGTCTATACGATTGAGTTTCTGGCCCCCAGCCCCACCGCCGACAAAGCCCCTACGGCCAACACCGTGGGAACCGCGTGGCCTGTCCCTGTCGCCAGCGACTCCAGTATCGCCGCCTGGGACGTCACGGTGGTCAAGAACGGCTCTACTGCTGTTCCGGGCCGTGTCTGGACCACCTATCTGGCGATGAACAGCGGCGGCAACAGCCGCTCTGTAGGCTTGAAACTCTACGTGCAGACCAAAGACGGCTACCGCTATCAGGTGACGCAGAACCTTGATCCCTACGGCTTCGTGTTCTTCGCCAACAACAAGGGCGTGACCAACAGCTCTGGTCAGGCGAGTTTTCAAAGCGCCACCGTCGCTTCGGCAACGTACGGCACACCAGTGGTTGGGCTCGACAGCGGCACCGACGTGACGCACAAACTGTTCTTCAACGTTCCGGATACGACGCTCCCGGCAACGGTGGGCACCGACTGGCTGCTCACGAGTGCGCCAACCCTGCCCCCCACCCCAAGTGGCCTGACGTTCACAGGCCGCGAAGGGAATGTTGGGTATGCCGGCAGTTCCAACGGCTTTCTCCTGGGCGGGACCTTCACCTTCACCAATTCCAGCCCGCAGGCGTTCAGCTACCGCCTCACCATTCCCCTGTCGGGCAGTGGCTCCAACACCAACCGGGTCCTGACTGGGCTCGCCAAGAGCGGCAGCAATACAGTCGACTGGGACGGCCTCGACGGCGATGGCAAGGTCGTGCCCGCTGGCAGTAACAGCTATACCGCCAGCGTGACCCTGTTTGCCGGTGAGGTGCACTTTCCTCTCCTCGACTCAGAAAATGCTGTGGGGATGAATATTACCCGGCAGACGCTGAGCGGTTCCGGCGGTGCCAGCACCATCTACTGGGACGACCGCCTTCTCACCCGCTCGAATGGCGTATCGACCGGGATCGCCGGCGCGCCCAGCCCCGACGTGACGCCCAGCGGCGTCGACAGTTCATTGAGCGCTCAACACAGCTGGAGCAGTGCCTTCGGCGACAAGAAAGTCATGGACACCTGGGCCTACTATCCTGGGAGCCCGGCCACGGCCAGCAACTCTGTGCAGGTCCGGACCGCCGACATCAGCCTTGTGAAGGCCACCTCAGCCACTACGGCGGCGCGGGGCGGCAAAATCACTTACACCCTCACGGTACAGAACCTGACCGCCAGCACTCCGGGCCAACCGCTCACCGTGACCGTGGCCGACGCGCTGCCCAGCTGGGCCACGGCCAGCAGTTGGCGCTGTCCGAGTGGGTGTGCGGTCGTCGGCGGCACCGGAGCGCTCTCGACGGTAGTGACATTGAATAATCAGACGCCGGTCGTCATCACCGTGACCAGCACCGTGAGCTCCGCCACCACGATCGGCACCAACCTGACCAATACGGCCACCGTGAGCCGCGCCAATGACGCCATTGACCCGGATACGCCCAACAACACCTCCTCGGTGACCGTGACAGCCCGCGATCCCGTGACAAATTTGGATCTGGTCAAGACGGTTCGTAACGCCACGAAGCAGCAGACGACAGGAGGCACATCGAGTGTCGCCAGCCCCGGCGATCTAATGGAATATGTCATCCGCTATACGAATAGCGGTGACCTGGCGATCCCCAATCTGAGCCTGCAAGACAGCCTGGCAACCAACCTGACGCCGGTGAGTGCCGTTCTGGTGTGTCCGTCCGGCACGTCCGTGACCCTGACGGCGACACAGAATTACGTGGTAGCCCTCAACAGTTTTTGCGGGAGCGGCACACAGGTCGCGGCTGGTGAGAGCGGCACCTTGACGCTGACGGCCCGTGTGAAGTGA
- a CDS encoding Gfo/Idh/MocA family protein, translating to MGQPVMGAPVTLLILGAGSRGQTYADYARNHPAEGVVVAVAEPDPARRAAFAERYGLPPERVFNDWQEALKHPRLADVAVIATQDADHVAPVEAAAEQGYHLLLEKPMAPDEEGCRRIVAAAEQHGVMLGVCHVLRYTAYTQALKAVLKAGTIGEIVSVEHLEPVGYWHQAHSFVRGHWRNAEESSPMLLAKSCHDLDWLRYIVGLPCLKVSSFGSLKHFRRAEQPPGAADRCLDCPPEIEQACPYSATRYYLGQLEVGNTSWPVNVLTPDLTLEGVKAALLDGPYGRCVYACDNDVVDHQVVNFEFAGGVTASFTMTAFTRARGRETRIFGTHGELYGDSQRIEVYDFLTGETSVLDSAVASDGSILSGHGGGDDGLMSAFLAAVRENDPGLILSGPQETLESHLMVFAAERARQTRQVVDLAERQLQGGAALVMSHGAE from the coding sequence ATGGGGCAGCCAGTGATGGGGGCGCCCGTTACCCTGCTGATCCTGGGCGCGGGCAGCCGGGGACAGACCTATGCCGACTACGCCCGCAACCACCCGGCCGAGGGGGTGGTGGTCGCGGTGGCCGAGCCGGATCCGGCTCGCCGCGCCGCCTTCGCCGAACGCTACGGGTTGCCGCCTGAACGGGTCTTTAACGACTGGCAAGAGGCGCTGAAACATCCGAGACTGGCCGACGTGGCCGTGATCGCCACCCAGGACGCTGATCACGTCGCCCCGGTGGAGGCCGCAGCCGAACAGGGCTATCACCTGCTGCTGGAAAAGCCGATGGCCCCTGACGAGGAGGGGTGCCGACGCATCGTGGCCGCCGCAGAACAGCACGGCGTGATGCTGGGCGTCTGCCACGTGCTGCGCTACACCGCCTACACGCAGGCCCTGAAGGCTGTGCTGAAAGCTGGGACCATCGGCGAGATCGTCAGCGTGGAACACCTGGAGCCGGTCGGCTACTGGCATCAGGCGCATTCCTTTGTGCGCGGTCACTGGCGCAATGCCGAAGAAAGCAGCCCAATGCTGCTGGCCAAATCCTGTCACGACCTGGACTGGCTGCGCTACATCGTCGGCCTGCCGTGCCTGAAGGTCTCGTCCTTCGGCAGCCTCAAGCACTTCCGGCGCGCGGAACAGCCCCCCGGTGCTGCGGACCGCTGCCTGGACTGCCCACCAGAAATCGAGCAGGCCTGTCCGTACTCGGCCACCCGCTATTACCTGGGGCAACTGGAGGTCGGGAATACCAGCTGGCCCGTGAATGTTCTCACTCCAGACCTCACGCTGGAGGGCGTGAAGGCGGCACTACTGGACGGCCCTTATGGTCGCTGCGTGTACGCCTGCGATAACGACGTGGTTGACCATCAGGTGGTCAACTTCGAGTTCGCGGGCGGCGTGACGGCTAGCTTTACCATGACCGCCTTCACCCGAGCCCGTGGGCGCGAGACCCGCATCTTCGGCACGCATGGCGAACTGTACGGCGATAGCCAGCGGATTGAGGTCTATGATTTTCTGACAGGCGAAACGTCGGTTCTGGACAGTGCAGTTGCCTCGGACGGCAGCATCCTGTCGGGACACGGCGGTGGCGACGACGGGTTGATGTCAGCGTTTCTTGCGGCGGTGAGGGAAAACGATCCGGGGCTGATTCTCAGCGGCCCGCAAGAAACGCTGGAAAGCCACTTGATGGTCTTCGCGGCAGAGCGCGCTCGGCAAACGCGACAGGTGGTGGATCTGGCTGAGAGGCAGTTACAGGGTGGGGCCGCTCTCGTGATGTCCCATGGCGCCGAGTAA
- a CDS encoding alpha-glucosidase/alpha-galactosidase — protein sequence MTKIAIIGAGSAVFAQQMITDVLAIDGLNAGEFTLIDIDPGRLAMAHELAELTVARSGKPFTVMSSTDRLTALPGTDFVINTIEVSGLGNVRHDYDIPMKYGVDQCIGDTTGPGGVMKFLRTAPAWLEILRDIGRLAPAAVVMNYTNPMSALVLLSARGSNLKVYGLCHSVQNTLAELAGYLELPADELTYRCAGVNHLSWFTELGWHGQDVMPRLRQAMEQPEIYEQDIVRFEMLRHFGAFPTESSGHFSEYVPYFRKRPELVAHFTRPAYKGESGFYAHNWPRWRGEHAVQVRSLIDREKAGEAAINMTRSPEFASNIIEGVVLNRPQHITCNLPNIGLIDNLPQDGVVEVGCAVDSSGIHPQPHGRLPEALAALDRSHMAVHSLLADSVLHRDRELAVQALMLDPLTAAVCSLDEIRAMFAELVEAERADLPDYLREPVGAWGSQ from the coding sequence ATGACCAAGATCGCCATCATCGGTGCCGGCAGCGCCGTGTTCGCCCAGCAGATGATCACTGACGTCCTTGCCATTGACGGCCTGAACGCGGGCGAGTTCACCCTGATCGATATCGACCCGGGCCGGCTCGCCATGGCCCATGAACTCGCCGAACTGACCGTGGCCCGCAGCGGCAAACCGTTCACGGTCATGTCCTCCACCGATCGGCTGACCGCGCTACCCGGCACCGACTTCGTCATCAACACCATCGAGGTCTCGGGACTGGGCAACGTCCGGCACGACTACGACATTCCCATGAAGTACGGCGTGGACCAGTGCATCGGGGACACCACCGGCCCCGGCGGTGTCATGAAGTTTCTGCGGACGGCCCCCGCCTGGCTGGAAATCCTGCGCGATATTGGGCGGCTGGCCCCCGCTGCGGTGGTGATGAACTACACGAACCCGATGAGCGCCCTGGTGCTGCTGTCGGCGCGCGGCTCAAACCTCAAGGTTTACGGGCTATGCCACTCCGTCCAGAACACTCTGGCCGAATTGGCGGGGTATCTCGAGCTGCCCGCTGACGAGCTTACCTACCGCTGCGCCGGGGTCAACCATCTGTCGTGGTTCACGGAGCTGGGCTGGCACGGCCAGGACGTGATGCCCCGCCTCAGGCAGGCCATGGAGCAACCTGAAATCTACGAGCAGGATATCGTCCGCTTCGAGATGCTCAGGCACTTCGGGGCCTTTCCTACGGAGTCCAGCGGGCATTTCTCGGAATACGTGCCGTACTTCCGCAAACGCCCCGAACTGGTGGCACACTTCACCCGGCCCGCGTACAAGGGCGAGAGCGGCTTCTACGCCCACAACTGGCCGCGGTGGCGTGGCGAGCACGCGGTGCAGGTGCGGAGTCTGATCGACCGCGAGAAGGCCGGGGAGGCCGCCATCAATATGACCCGCAGCCCGGAGTTCGCCTCTAACATCATTGAGGGCGTGGTGCTCAACCGGCCCCAGCACATCACCTGCAACCTGCCGAATATCGGATTGATCGACAACCTGCCGCAGGACGGCGTGGTGGAGGTGGGCTGCGCGGTGGACAGCAGCGGCATCCACCCCCAGCCCCACGGACGGCTGCCCGAGGCGCTGGCCGCGCTGGACCGCTCTCACATGGCGGTCCACAGCCTGCTGGCCGACTCCGTCCTGCACCGGGACCGCGAGCTGGCGGTTCAGGCGCTGATGCTCGACCCTCTGACTGCCGCCGTCTGCTCGCTGGACGAGATCCGGGCCATGTTCGCCGAGCTGGTGGAGGCTGAGCGGGCCGATCTTCCTGATTATCTACGCGAACCGGTGGGCGCATGGGGCAGCCAGTGA
- a CDS encoding 1-phosphofructokinase family hexose kinase: MIVALTPNLSLDRTMILDRPLVLGQLHRVTGLTVAAGGKGVNLARAVRAFGGQVCVAGVVGGFNGQHFRALLDAEGLDSVLEDGDGETRECQALLSGGHPTEINEAGPLYQPEAVARVLSRLPEGQVVVCGSLASGTPPDAFLELLCGLDRPVVDSSGAGLGAAIEAGASLIKPNEHELAALTGSAALESARDLYRRSGVQVLLTRGERGAAFVGEEVWEVEAPQIDACNPVGSGDTLLGTFLWARQGGQPVPEALQLAVASGSANAMLGGPLRFRAQAARELVTQTRLLKPAWT; encoded by the coding sequence ATGATCGTCGCGCTGACGCCGAATCTGTCGCTGGACCGAACGATGATCCTGGACCGCCCACTGGTGCTGGGACAGCTTCACCGCGTCACCGGGCTGACCGTGGCGGCGGGGGGCAAGGGCGTCAACCTGGCGCGGGCGGTGCGTGCTTTCGGGGGCCAGGTTTGCGTGGCGGGTGTGGTGGGCGGCTTTAACGGTCAGCACTTCCGCGCCCTGCTGGACGCCGAGGGGCTGGACAGCGTGCTGGAGGACGGCGACGGCGAGACCCGCGAATGTCAGGCCCTGCTCAGTGGCGGTCACCCCACCGAGATCAACGAGGCAGGCCCCCTGTACCAGCCGGAAGCGGTGGCCCGGGTGCTGTCGCGCCTGCCGGAAGGTCAGGTGGTGGTGTGCGGCAGCCTCGCTTCGGGCACGCCACCCGATGCCTTTCTGGAACTGCTGTGCGGCCTGGACAGGCCTGTGGTGGACAGCAGCGGCGCGGGGCTGGGCGCCGCCATCGAGGCCGGGGCCAGCCTGATCAAGCCCAATGAACACGAGCTGGCCGCCTTGACCGGCAGCGCCGCGCTGGAGTCCGCCCGCGACCTGTACCGCCGCAGCGGCGTTCAGGTGCTGCTGACGCGCGGCGAGCGCGGCGCCGCCTTTGTTGGCGAGGAGGTCTGGGAGGTCGAGGCTCCGCAGATCGACGCCTGCAATCCCGTGGGCAGCGGCGACACCCTGCTGGGCACCTTTCTCTGGGCACGGCAGGGTGGCCAGCCTGTGCCCGAAGCCCTGCAGTTGGCTGTCGCGTCGGGCAGCGCCAACGCCATGCTGGGGGGGCCGCTCAGGTTCCGGGCACAGGCGGCGCGTGAGCTGGTGACGCAGACCCGGCTGCTGAAGCCGGCATGGACCTGA
- a CDS encoding class II fructose-bisphosphate aldolase produces the protein MTVAAPAASAAAVIRAARAGGYALAAFNAVNLETAQAVVRAAEAQSAPVILQFSQNAARHGGLANLAALGRSLKAEASVPVLLHFDHAEDEAVALQALKLGFDGVMLEGDNPVTLRRLADAAHDAGGYFEAEYEVVVKGERSGERHDDPAQLAQFIQSSHCDLLAVDLGSAHKQESKNARLDFGRLERLADLTSLPLVLHGASSVPLDELARAAMLGVAKVNLATDLTAAFTRAVQRALDAGARDPRQYLGAGRGAMGARAEEYIRALGGAGQA, from the coding sequence GTGACCGTGGCCGCTCCTGCCGCCTCCGCGGCCGCTGTGATTCGCGCCGCCCGCGCCGGAGGGTACGCGCTGGCGGCCTTCAATGCCGTCAATCTGGAAACCGCGCAGGCCGTCGTGCGCGCGGCCGAGGCCCAGAGTGCGCCGGTCATCCTGCAGTTCTCGCAGAATGCCGCACGGCACGGCGGTCTGGCGAACCTGGCCGCACTGGGCCGGAGCCTGAAAGCGGAGGCCAGCGTGCCGGTCCTGCTGCACTTCGACCACGCAGAGGATGAGGCGGTTGCGCTACAGGCTCTGAAGCTGGGCTTCGACGGCGTGATGCTCGAAGGCGACAACCCGGTCACTCTGCGCCGCCTTGCAGACGCGGCCCACGACGCGGGCGGCTACTTCGAGGCCGAGTATGAGGTGGTGGTCAAGGGTGAGCGCAGCGGCGAGCGCCACGACGATCCAGCGCAGCTTGCCCAGTTCATTCAGAGCAGCCATTGCGACCTCCTGGCCGTCGACCTGGGCAGCGCCCACAAGCAGGAGAGCAAGAATGCCCGGCTGGATTTTGGGCGACTGGAACGGCTGGCCGACCTGACCTCGCTGCCGCTGGTGCTGCACGGGGCCAGCAGCGTGCCGCTGGACGAGCTGGCCCGGGCGGCCATGCTGGGCGTCGCCAAGGTCAACCTTGCCACCGATCTGACCGCCGCGTTCACCCGGGCGGTTCAGAGAGCGCTGGACGCTGGGGCCAGGGATCCCCGCCAGTACCTGGGGGCCGGGCGGGGCGCCATGGGAGCGCGTGCCGAGGAATACATCCGGGCGCTGGGCGGGGCCGGACAGGCATGA
- a CDS encoding SIS domain-containing protein: protein MNPTVRSIQEQFPLWRQSAQTDLPVLERNETQVLIGCGTSYYLPQSVAAALNEAGFRALAVPGGEWLHRPESYLPAGTRPHVLAFSRSGESTETVQAAARSRREGLHVTALTCELGSSLAKNADTVLYAPTHPEEGIVMTASASLMLLMGLRLAGLNVTDESIQASEHLLHRAREQFTTAIAGRSHFVFLGAGSLYGIAQEGALKLQEMSLTYTQAYHPMEYRHGPISLVDERTVAVLLYHPDSEDEESKLARDLASKGARVIGFGGPGDVSLELRGDASTRALGVLPALQILGECVAQAKGLDTLTPRHLTKVVTLA, encoded by the coding sequence ATGAATCCCACCGTCCGCAGCATCCAGGAACAATTCCCACTGTGGAGGCAATCGGCCCAGACTGATCTGCCTGTCCTCGAACGCAACGAAACGCAGGTGCTGATCGGCTGCGGCACCTCGTATTATCTGCCCCAGAGCGTGGCCGCCGCGCTGAACGAGGCGGGCTTCCGGGCACTGGCCGTGCCCGGCGGCGAGTGGCTGCACCGGCCGGAATCCTATCTTCCGGCCGGAACGCGCCCACATGTCCTGGCCTTCTCGCGCAGCGGCGAATCCACCGAAACCGTCCAGGCTGCCGCCAGGAGCCGCCGGGAAGGGCTGCACGTCACGGCCCTGACCTGCGAACTTGGCAGCAGCCTGGCAAAGAACGCCGATACCGTGCTGTACGCACCCACCCACCCGGAGGAGGGCATCGTGATGACCGCCTCGGCCAGCCTGATGCTGCTGATGGGCCTGCGACTCGCGGGGTTGAACGTAACCGATGAAAGCATCCAGGCCTCCGAACACCTGCTGCACCGGGCGCGGGAACAGTTCACTACCGCCATCGCCGGACGCTCGCATTTCGTGTTCCTGGGTGCAGGATCGCTGTACGGCATTGCCCAGGAGGGGGCGCTGAAGCTCCAGGAAATGAGCCTGACCTACACCCAGGCGTACCACCCGATGGAATACCGCCACGGCCCGATCAGTCTGGTGGATGAGCGCACCGTCGCCGTCCTGCTGTACCACCCCGATTCGGAGGACGAGGAGAGCAAGCTGGCGCGTGATCTGGCCAGCAAGGGCGCGCGGGTGATCGGCTTTGGTGGACCGGGAGACGTGAGCCTTGAATTGCGGGGCGACGCAAGCACCCGTGCCCTGGGCGTGCTTCCTGCTCTTCAGATCCTCGGTGAGTGCGTGGCGCAGGCCAAGGGGCTGGACACCTTGACCCCCCGCCACCTGACCAAAGTGGTGACGCTCGCGTGA
- a CDS encoding N-acetylglucosamine kinase, translating into MMGRASQTEQTWVLGLDGGGSKTALAYVSGAGEVVGPFSAPGINPFDRPDWEAVMRTFLSAHPAPGPLTYASLGLPGYGESPAISARQADVCADLLPGCPHTPMNDVEAAFVGAFAGGPGALLLAGTGSMAWAHDGARQLRTGGWGEGFGDEGSAYWIGRRALGLASQALDGRHQDAAFAQVLLTPVLDGPPTQPGLLTWFYAQGHARSAVAGLARSVNALAEDGQPTARSILLEAAQLLAQHVTATRQGLGCPGLPWSYAGSVLGSRTVLDELITRLGPPQPPALPPLGGAVFHAATRAGFDTTTVWRTHVRAALLHPSDSTPLLQEQP; encoded by the coding sequence ATGATGGGACGGGCCAGTCAGACAGAGCAGACCTGGGTGCTGGGCCTGGACGGCGGCGGCAGCAAGACCGCGCTGGCGTATGTCAGTGGCGCGGGGGAGGTGGTGGGGCCGTTCTCCGCCCCAGGGATCAACCCCTTCGACCGCCCGGACTGGGAAGCCGTCATGCGAACCTTTCTGAGCGCCCATCCCGCTCCGGGGCCGCTGACCTACGCCTCGCTCGGCCTGCCCGGTTACGGCGAGTCCCCGGCCATCAGCGCCCGGCAGGCCGACGTGTGCGCCGACCTGCTGCCGGGCTGTCCGCACACCCCCATGAACGACGTCGAGGCGGCCTTTGTGGGGGCTTTCGCGGGTGGACCGGGGGCGCTGCTTCTGGCTGGCACCGGTTCGATGGCCTGGGCGCATGACGGCGCGCGCCAGCTCCGCACCGGGGGATGGGGCGAGGGCTTCGGCGACGAGGGCAGCGCGTACTGGATCGGTCGACGGGCGCTGGGTCTGGCGAGCCAGGCGCTGGATGGACGGCATCAAGACGCCGCATTCGCACAGGTGCTGCTGACCCCCGTCCTGGATGGCCCCCCTACCCAGCCGGGCCTGCTGACCTGGTTCTACGCGCAGGGGCACGCCCGCTCTGCCGTCGCGGGGCTGGCGCGTTCGGTCAACGCACTGGCCGAGGACGGTCAACCCACTGCACGCAGCATTCTTCTCGAGGCCGCCCAGCTGCTCGCGCAGCACGTCACTGCGACCAGGCAGGGACTCGGCTGCCCCGGACTGCCCTGGAGCTACGCGGGCAGCGTGCTGGGCAGCCGCACGGTGCTGGATGAGCTCATCACCCGTCTCGGCCCACCACAGCCACCCGCGCTGCCCCCCCTGGGCGGCGCCGTGTTTCACGCCGCCACGCGGGCCGGATTCGACACCACAACGGTCTGGCGGACCCACGTCCGTGCGGCCCTGCTGCATCCATCCGATTCCACTCCCCTTCTTCAGGAGCAACCATGA